From Alligator mississippiensis isolate rAllMis1 chromosome 9, rAllMis1, whole genome shotgun sequence, one genomic window encodes:
- the LOC109285031 gene encoding uncharacterized protein LOC109285031 — MAARLYVLISWPDGSRVINIENIKEPRKPFHLYAVGEQVLARCPGFSGLYWGVVEGISEQKDILEKRLQEDRQLLEKLKEEPAVHHVLSPSLKKSRKTFPKWTPGTPLRKYAGNRAFHVKSSLGADDAGVRHEEAASLLIKERSSLGSNPGPHCAVSVPRHGSSAFNPASPFVSLAEPGTSQNEEARPATASRDYVTLAVKRKSDGILAQCQQHLCANSCDEPKMEASQETEDFEVVQQNVGSSAMERVQKIEQLERIVLDLQQEVLSLKRKVQRLESLSFQEEPHRQPCEVVELFNGYTKEQLKEAIRFDQKISTACKTLLYKLFTSDYIQSHSITGRRGNTFREAKPMMDERCIKIIRVLLKQKFGDHLSDTVITEKIQNVQKALRQKFKTECL, encoded by the exons ATGGCTGCAAGGCTCTACGTCCTGATCAGCTGGCCGGACGGCAGCCGCGTGATCAACATCGAGAACATCAAGGAGCCCCGGAAGCCGTTCCACCTCTACGCCGtcggggagcaggtgctggcccgcTGCCCTGGCTTCAGTGGTTTGTACTGGGGGGTCGTGGAAGGCATCAGTG AGCAGAAGGATATTTtagagaagaggctgcaggaagATAGACAGCTGCTGGAGAAGTTAA AGGAAGAGCCCGCCGTGCACCACGTGCTGTCTCCTTCCCTTAAGAAATCGAGGAAGACTTTTCCCAAGTGGACCCCAGGAACCCCCTTGAGGAAGTACGCCGGCAACAGGGCCTTCCACGTCAAGTCGTCACTCGGGGCGGACGATGCGGGTGTCCGGCACGAGGAGGCAGCCTCGCTGCTCATAAAGGAGAGATCCAGCCTGGGCAGCAACCCCGGGCCCCACTGCGCAGTGTCGGTGCCTCGCCATGGTTCAAGTGCTTTCAACCCGGCATCTCCATTCGTCAGCCTGGCTGAGCCTGGGACGTCCCAAAATGAAGAAGCAAGGCCCGCCACAGCGAGCAGAG ATTATGTCACCCtggcagtgaagaggaagtcGGATGGTATTCTAGCTCAGTGCCAGCAACATCTCTGTGCAAACAG ctGTGATGAACCAAAGATGGAAGCGTCTCAGGAGACAGAGGATTTTGAGGTCGTTCAGCAAAATGTTGGCTCCAGTGCAATGGAAAG GGTACAAAAGATTGAGCAACTGGAGAGGATCGTCTTGGACCTGCAGCAAGAGGTCCTGTCCCTGAAGCGGAAAGTGCAGCGGCTGGAATCGCTCTCCTTCCAGGAAGAGCCCCACCGGCAGCCCTGCGAGGTGGTAGAGCTGTTTAACGGCTACACGAAGGAGCAGCTCAAAGAAGCCATCCGCTTCGACCAGAAAATCAGCACCGCTTGCAAAACCCTCCTCTACAAGCTCTTCACATCCGACTACATCCAGAGCCACTCCATCACCGGGCGGAGAGGCAACACCTTTCGCGAGGCCAAGCCCATGATGGATGAGCGATGCATCAAAATCATTCGGGTTCTGCTCAAGCAAAAGTTCGGGGATCACCTGAGCGACACGGTCATCACGGAGAAAATCCAGAACGTGCAAAAAGCCCTGCGGCAGAAATTTAAGACCGAATGTCTCTGA